The Oncorhynchus nerka isolate Pitt River linkage group LG12, Oner_Uvic_2.0, whole genome shotgun sequence genome contains the following window.
GGTGGtgatggcggtggtggtggtagtagagggGCCATGGCCTGGTTCCTCTGGCCCAGCACAAGGCTCCTGTCTGGGTGTAGAGGTGAAGATGGGCTCCCTGATGCGGTAGGGGCTCCGGTAGCTGGAGATGGGTGACAGCTCAGAGCCCCAGCCCAGGTAGCTGCCGCTGGACGGGGAGACTGCGTCAGCGCTGAAATACAAGGTGGTGCCGGACTCCGCAGGATTAAAGTTCCGCTGGGGGCTTCCCATGCCCACCAGCAGGGACGGTGACCTTTTCTCTGGAGACGAACCACGTCTGACATCGAGTGACCCCACGGAAGGTGACCCTTGGGTGCTGGAGGTGACCACGTTGCTGTCGATGTGTCGGTAGTCTGGGTGCCTGGGGGACGAGGGTGTGGGGGAGCCATAGGCGGCGCTCTGGAAGTCTTCGTCGTCTCGATCATCGGAGGGAGGGGGGCTGGAGTCATCCTGCTGGGTGGCAGGCTCTGAGTGGTGGCAGGCTCTGACCTCCTCAACTAGGACCTCCACCAGAGGCAGCTTGACCTCctggatgggagagggagaggacagcacCGGTCTCACCTCATGTCTCACCGcctgtctcacctcactgatgatgTCTCTTGCTGGGGCTGCCTTTATCACCTGAGGGGAAGGAAGACAGACATTATTGTGAAAGCTAACGGGTCAAACATAGAGGATAAGATCCAACTATAGTAGAGAAGTGCTCAGTTTAAAGACAGACAACATTCAACCACATAGAACATTCAACCACAGACAACATTCAACCACATAGAACATTCAACCACAGACAACATTCAACCACAGACAACATTCAACCACATAGAACATTCAACCACATATAACATTCAATCACATAGAACATTCAACCACATAGAACATTCGACCACAGACAACATTCAACCACATAGAACATTCAACCACAGACAACATTCAACCACATAGAACATTCAACCACAGACAACATTCAACCACATAGAACATTCAACCACATATAACATTCAACCACAGACAACATTCAACCACATAGAACATTCAACCACATAGAACATTCAATCACATAGAACATTCAACCACATAGAACATTCAACCACATAGAACATTCAACCACATAGAACATTCAACCACATAGAACATTCAATCACATAGAACATTCAACCACAGACAACATTCAACCACAGACAACATTCAACCACATAGAACATTCAGAGTGAAGATTTAATTGGAAAATATAGGAGTTCTGATCCTCCAAACATGGCACAGGCAGCTtgccaaaaacaacaacaacaacatgtgaagtgtACACTTCAGGGAAACTGGGAAGAAATGGAATTGGGTGCTcatctcacctcctccacctcGTTGACCTGGGGAATGTTGGGAGAAGGTTGTGGAACGTTGGGAGTAGGTTGTGGAACGTTGGGAGTAGGTTGTGGAACAATGGGAGAAGGTTGCGGAATGTCCGGGGACCTTGGCAGAGCCATTTCCCGCAGTCCCAGCAGCCCGGCCAATCCGCCATCGCCATAGGCGTAGCTTATTCTAGCCACATCCCCCGTCTTCAGGGCTAGGCGAATGAGCAGCCAGTGGTGGTGCTTCCAGCCCTGCCATTGGCCAGGGAGGTCCAACAAAGTACCGCCCCCAACAAGTTGACCGTGGCGATGGTTCTTCTCATCCAATGAGAGAGAAGAGCCCCGGTCTGCACAAGCACCGCCCATTCCATGGTTACGTATGCTCTGGAAGATCTCAAAGGACTTGGGGTGGAGGAACCGGTAGTACAGCACTAGAGCTATCACACCTGGggggacacagaggagacaggtgagtgTGTATGGGTGGgttcttctatccttgtggggacctacaATCCCCcaaagtccccacaaggatagtaaaacaaggaaaattcccCCTCGTGGGTACATTCCCAATGTCTCCATGAGTACAAAGGGTATTTTAAGATTaggtgttaggtttagggttagaattaggattATAATTacatttagggttagaattaggattataattacgtttagggttagaattaggattATAATTAGGttgagggttagaattagggctatggtaagagtaaggggttaggagttagctttagggttatggttaggggagttaggattttgaatggaaattcaTTTTAAGTCCCTACTAAGATAGAAAcaaatgtgtatgtatgtatgtatgtatgtatgtatgtatgtatgtatgtatgtatgtacagtatgtatgtgtgtgtgtgtgtgtgtgtgtgtgtgtgtgtatgtatgtatgtatgtacgtatgtgtgtgtgtgtgtgtgcgtgtgtgtctcacCAATGAGGAAACTACAGAACACAGCGGTTGGGATACCCATGGTATCCCATGATGCAGCACTGAAGAAGTCGGAACCTGCCAGCAGAAGAAGAGCGTTCTCGATAAACATGGCCtgcaggagagagcagagagttacacacacacacacacacacacacacacacacacacagagagagagagacccaccagGTAGAATCCGGCCATGCGGCATCGGGAGGCTCCGTCCTTGACgttgaggaagaggaagatgtgAACAGCTCCCAGCACCAGGTTGAACAGGTGCCAGCGCAGCGGCGTTTTGATGATGTCACTCTGCTGAGACACCAACCAGAACGTAGCACCCAACCAGTGAAGACCTGAGACAGATGGGTGCAGGACAAACATCACTGAATgctcacacaagcacacacacacacacaataaaatactttcacacacatatactgtacacactcacCAATAACTCCAAGGACCCACTGACGGAACAGGCGTGTAAAGAGTGCGAGGGTGGCGAGACGTGCACCCAACATGCTGACCTAAACACAATACAATAAGTATgttacaatcacacacacacacacatacacacacacaccaagcccagCCCAGCCGACACACCCAGCCCAGCCCAAACGACACACCCAGCCCAACCGACACACCCAGCCCAGCCCACACAACCAGCCCAACCGACACACTCAGCCCAGCCCAATCGACACACCCAGCCCAACCGACACACCCAGCCCAGCCCAATCGACACACCCAGCCCAACCGACACACCCAGCCCAGCCCAATCGACACACCCAGCCCAACCGACACACCCAGCCCAGCCCACACACCCAGCCCAACCGACACACCCAGCCCAGCCCAATCGACACACCCAGCCCAACCGACACACCCAGCCCAGCCCACACACCCAGCCCAACCCACACACCAGCCCAACCGACACACCCAGCCCAGCCCAATCGACACACCCAGCCCAACCGACACACCCAGCCCAGCCCAATCGACACACCCAGCCTAACCGACACACCCAGCCCAATCGACACACCCAGCCCAACCGACACGCCCAGCCCACACACCCAGCCCAGCCGATGCACCCAGCCCTGACGCCCAGTACACCCAGCCCAGGCAACCCTCCTACCCTCCAGAGCAGTCTACAGGTGATAGCAGCAGGGGACATGGGGAGATGTCCAGGTCTGATGAGGGAACAGGCTCTGGCATACAAGACCAAGGCCCAGGCCAGGGACAGCAGACACAACACAAAACATActgagactggagagaggagagggagggggagagagagagagagagagagagagcgagagagagaacgagaacatGAATACTCTGTAAGGAGATTGTATCAAACACagaggatggtcttcagagatagatagatggaagggATGGTGGTAGCTGAaggattaaaaacaaacaaaagacaacTAAGTTATATTGAGaatatacactacagttcaaaagtttggggtcacttagaaatgtccttgtttttgaaagaaaagcacattttttgtacattaaaataacatcaaattgatcagaaatacagggtAAAGATTGTTAATgtggtaaatgactattgtaaacTGGAAattgcagattttttatggaatatctacatatgcgtacagaggcccattatcagcaaccatcactcctatgttccaaAGGCACctcgtgttagctaatccaagttgatcattttaaaaggataattgatcattagaaaaccattttgaaattatgttagcacagctgaaaactgttgttctatttaaagaagcaataaaactggtcttctttagactagttgggtatctggagcatcagcatttgtgggtttgattacaggctcaaaatggccagaaacaaagacctttcttctgaaactcatcagtctattcttgttgtgagaaatgaaggctattccatgcgagaaattgccaagaacctGAAGATCTTGtataacgctgtgtactactcccttcacagaactggCACGAACCAGGATGAAGAGGATtcggaggccccggtgcacaactgagcaagagggtgcattagagtgtctagtttgagaaacagacacctcacaagtcctcaactggcagcttcattaaatagtacccgcaaaaccccAGTCAACgtaaacagtgaagaggcaactccgggatgctggccttcaaggCAGAATTGCAAAgagaaagccatatctcagactggccaataaaaataaaagattaagatgggcaaaaaaaacagacactggacagaggaactttgCCCAGAAGGCCAGCTTCCCagtgtcacctcttcactgttgatgttgagactggtgttttgtgggtagagCGCcttgacaggattgtgtcgaggcacagatctggggcagGGTACCAACATTTttttcagcattgaaggtccccaaaaacactgtggcctccatcattcttaaatggaagaagcttggaaccaccaagactcttcctagagctggtcgcccagccaaactgagcaatcgggggagaagagcattggacagggaggtgaccaagaacccgatggtcatgctgacagagctctagagttcctctctaGAGaagggagaacattccagaaggacaaccatctctgcagcactccaccaatcaggcctttacgggtagagtggccagacagaagccactcctcagtaaaaggcacataacagcctgcttggagtttgccaaacggcacctaaagactttcagaccatgagaaacaagattctctggtctgatgaatccaagattgaactctttggcctgaatgccaagcgtcacgtctgaaggaaacctggcaccatccctatggcaaagcatggtggtggcagaatcatgctgtggggatgtctttcagcggcagggtctagggatgtttttcagcggcagggactgggagaccagtcagaatcgaggcaaagatgaacggagcaaagtacagagagatccttgatgaaaacactCAGGACCACTCAGGAccaagagcactcaggacctcagactgggatgaaggttcaccttccaacaggacaacgaccctaagcacacagccaagacaacgcagtgacttcgggaaaagtctctgaatgtctttgagtggctcAGCCACTTAAACCTGattgaatatctctggagagacctgaaaatagctgtgcagcgatgctccccatccaacctgacagagcttgagaggatcttcctgataaagaatgggagaaactccacaaatacaggtgtgccaagcttgtagtgtcatacccaagaagacttgaggctgcaatagctgccaaaggtgcttcaacaaagtactgagtaaagggtctgaatagtaatgtaaatgttatatttcagttttttacttttaataaattagcaaaaatgtctaaaatacGATTttatctttgtcattatggggtattgtgtgtaaattgatgaggaacatattttatttaatccattttagaataaggctgtaacgtaacaaaatgtggaaaaagtcaaggagtctgaatactttccaaaggcactgtatatttatatTTAGAAAAAAATATATGGGTGATTAAAAATGACGCAGAGAATTGCAAAACTCGCTGAAGCTGGGGACCtatagttgaagtttacatacaccttagccaaatacatttaaactcagtttttcacaattactgacatttaatcctagtacaaatcccctgtcttaggtcagttagggtcaccactttattttacgaATGTGAAATGTAAGAAAAATAGtcgagagaattatttatttaaacttttacttatttaatcacattcccagtgggtcagaagtttacatacactcaattagtattcggtagcattgcctttaaattgtttaacttgggtcaaacgcttcgggtagccttccacaataagatgggtgaattttggcccattcctcctgacagagctggtataactgaatcaggtttgtaggccttcttgctcgcacacactttttcagttctgcccacaatttttctaaaggattgaggtcagggctttgtgatggccactccaatacattgactttgttgtccttaagccatttttgccacaactttggaagtatgcttggggtcattgtccatttggaaaacccatttgcaaccaagcttcaacttcctgactgacgtcttgagatgttgcttcaatatatccacgtaattttccgcCCTCATGatcccatctattttgtgaagtgcaccagtccctcctgcagcaaagcacccccaaaacatgatgctgccacccctgtgcttcatggttgggctggtgttcttcggcttgcaaacctccccctttttcctccaaacataacgttggtcattatggccaaacagttctatttttgaatcatcagaccagaggacatttctccaaaaagtacgatctttgtccccatgtgcagttgcaaaccgtagtctggcttttttatggcggttttggagcagtggtttcttccttgctgagctgcctttcaggttatgtcgatataggacttgttttactgtggatatagatacttttgtacctgtttcctccagcatcttcacaaggtcctttgctgttgttctgggattgatttgcacttttcacaccaaagtacgttcatctctaggagacagaacgcgtctccttcctgagcggtatgacggctgcgtggtcccatggtgtttatacttgcctactattgtttgtacaggtgaacgtggtaccttcaggcgtttggaaattgttcccaaggatcaaccagacttgtggagggctacaaattattttctaaggtcttggctgatttcttttgattttcacatgatgtcaagcaaagaggcactgagtttgaaggtaggccttgaaatacatccacaggtacacttccaattgactcaaattatgtcaattagcttatcagaagcttctaaaaccatgaaataattttctggaattttccaaacagtttaaaggcacagtcaacatagtgtatgtaaacttctgacccactggaattcacCCAGTGAatttttaagtgaaataatctgtctgtaagcaattgttgggaaaatgacttgtgtcatgcacaaagtagatgtcctaaccgacttgccaaaactatagtttgttaacaagaaatttgtggagtggttgaaaaacgagttacataagtgtatgtaaacttccgacttcaactgtacattgatggaagctacaatctacagtatctgtgatattaaagctgatctaccccctaaaacaaaaacaacacaaacacacagagacacatacctGGTGAAGATAGTCCTACATCTGTACAGATGAGGACGTAGGTCTGCAGTACGGTCTGTGGCAGAGTGACCACCAGCGCCTCCAACAGGCGGAGAGCTGAAACGTCAGCCTGCTGCATTATCTCACTGCACTGATCCTCTCTAGCGGACGTCATAGTCTCCCATAACctggaacacaacaacacagtgttctcgTTTCATCGTTGACCTCTAACCCCGGACCTCTAACGCCAAAGAGGGTACCACGCGGGTACGTTACCTTCTAAAGATGCCCAGGTGCAGGATGTGAGTCCATTTGAGGTCTTTGCTACGCATTCGTCCATCCGCCTGGTACCACAGCCAACTGAGCAACTGGGGGCCCCACCCAGGGAGGAGGAACAAGGCCGTAAGCCCCGCCCAGTGGGCGTAGCAGTAGTTATGCCCCACCCACAGGTAGTACACAAAACAGTAGATCActgtggacaaacacacacacaggtagatcattggagatgatacaggacatctacacacagatacacatactgtattttcTAGTGTAATGGCAGCTGGTCTTTACATAATGTGACAATGATGGGCACTGGTTGGTACTTAGGTCAACATAAAACACTGGACACACCTGGTACCAAACTGGACCCCCCTGGTACCAAACTGGACCCACCTGGTACCAAACTGGACCCCCCTGGTACCAAACTGGACACACCTGGTACCAAACAGGACACACCTGGTACCAAACTGGACCCACCTGGTACCAAACTGGACACACCTGGTACCAAACTGGACCCCCCTGGTACCAAACTGGACCCCCCTGGTACCAAACTGGACACACCTGGTACCAAACTGGACACACCTGGTACCAAACTGGACCCCCTGGTACCAAACTGGACACACCTGGTACCAAACTGGACCCCCCTGGTACCAAACAGGACACACCTGGTACTAAACAGGACACACCTGGTACCAAACAGGACACACCTGGTACCAAACTGGACACACCTGGTACCAAACTGGACCCCCCTGGTACCAAACTGGACCCCCTGGTACCAAACTGGACCCACCTGGTACCAAACAGGACCCACCTGGTACCAAACAGGACACACCTGGTACCAAACTGGACCCACCTGGTACCAAACTGGACCCACCTGGTACCAAACTGGACCCACCTGGTACCAAACTGGACCCACCTGGTACCAAACTGGACCCACCTGGTACCAAATTGTCCATAACACCCAAGACACAGAGAAGGCTAATTAAAACGTAATCAATATGTAATTATCTAACGAATGTGTCATGTATTTTCCCAAACATAAGCAGTAGAACAGTGAGGGCAGTTTcaacatctctgtgtgtgtgtgtgtgtgtgtgtgtgtgtgtgtgtgtgtgtgtgtgtgtgacctctatCATGACTATAGGCTGAGGACAGGGTAGGGCCTGGGTGATGCTGCTGCTGTCCCTTATCTCTAATAGGCTACAAAATGCACGCGCCTCCTGCCTCTACAGAACCACTTACTGAACGATGCGGTGCTCTATGTCcgcctctccctttcctctccactccactcccgaCCAGTTGGGGAGAGTAGGGTCCgcccattcccctatccatttATGGCATACAGAAAAAGGCGCTCGAATATGACAGAAATGCGCCACTTTTCTATGAGCATGACTTTAGCTACAGCAGAAATGTTGTTCGCGGCTGCTGTTGCAAGTTTTCACAACACCTTAACACCTACATCGACAGAAGCAATACACGCACCTATAAAGATTGTAATGCATCTGAAAATGCAGATTAAAAATAAAAGACTTTGGGAAATATCAATAAAACCGTCATGCAACCCTCCCTGGTATGACACTGTACTGTTATGATCGTAGCCTATGTGTGGTGAGAGAATACAGGCCTCCATTTCTCCATCACTGGAgggatgtgcgtgtgtgtttaggCAGTGATACTTACGCGCAGTCCGCTCAGCCATAATGAGAAATGCAGTAAACGCGAAAACGCAAACATGGCAGCAGGACACGCACGAGCCTCCCCGACTGGCCATGGCCCGGGCCGTGGTGTATTGTCTCATTACGGACATGAAGAATCTTGATCTGCAATGTTGCGATGAATCCCACGCAGCAGTATTGACTCGTCCGTTCCAAGGTAGGGTACCCCTGTTCTCTGCTCCGTTATCCCTAGGAGACTGCTTCTGACGTCATGGCCTCGCATTAAAGCCACAGTCTGTGATTTCTGTTCAGTATTTTTCAACTGATGAATCAAATTGGTACAACATGCCTTTTATTAGATAGTTAATACATTTATTAGTCTCCCGTGTTAGAATAACATATTATTATCCTGATGGTTACCAAAAAACTAAGAATATTACCAAAGATTTGTGCTATTACTCTATTGTTTAAGAGACAAAAAAATGATGTCAGCTGTAACTTCTATTTTTTCATGTCCCTCTCactaccagtggtggaaaaagaactcaattgtcatacttgagtaaaagtaaagacaccttaatagaaaatgactcaagtaaaagtgaaagtcacccagtaaaatactacttgagtaaaagtctaaaagtatttgtttttaaatatacttaactaAAAGTAAATGGAAATGCTAAAATGTATATAAGCATcagaagtaaaagtataaatcagttcaacttccttatattaagcaaaccagacggcacaatctttttgtttttatttatttacggataggaaggggcacactccaacactcagacatcatttacaaacagccagggtcacactccaacactcagacatcatttacaaaccaagcatttgtgtttagtgagtctgccagatcagaggcagtagggacgaccagggatgttctctgtttagtgagtctgccagatcagaggtagtagggacgaccagggatgttctctgtttagtgagtctgccagatcagaggtagtagggacgaccagggatgttctctgtccaatttgtaagtcgctctggataaaagcgtctgctaaatgacttaaatgtaaatgtaaatgtttagtgagtctgccagatcagaggcagtagggacgaccagggatgttctctatttagtgagtctgccagatcagaggcagtagggacgaccagggatgttctctgtttagtgagtctgccagatcagagacagtagggatgaccagggatgttctctgtttagtgagtctgccagatcagaggcagtagggacgaccagggatgttctctgtttagtgagtctgccagatcagaggcagtagggacgaccagggatgttctctgtttagtgagtctgccagatcagaggcagtagggacgaccagggatgttctctgtttagtgagtctgccagatcagaggcagtagggacgaccagggatgttctctgtttagtgagtctgccagatcagaggcagtagggacgaccagggatgttctctgtttagtgagtctgccagatcagagacagtagggacgacctgggatgttc
Protein-coding sequences here:
- the LOC115122134 gene encoding XK-related protein 5-like, translating into MSVMRQYTTARAMASRGGSCVSCCHVCVFAFTAFLIMAERTALIYCFVYYLWVGHNYCYAHWAGLTALFLLPGWGPQLLSWLWYQADGRMRSKDLKWTHILHLGIFRRLWETMTSAREDQCSEIMQQADVSALRLLEALVVTLPQTVLQTYVLICTDVGLSSPVSVCFVLCLLSLAWALVLYARACSLIRPGHLPMSPAAITCRLLWRVSMLGARLATLALFTRLFRQWVLGVIGLHWLGATFWLVSQQSDIIKTPLRWHLFNLVLGAVHIFLFLNVKDGASRCRMAGFYLAMFIENALLLLAGSDFFSAASWDTMGIPTAVFCSFLIGVIALVLYYRFLHPKSFEIFQSIRNHGMGGACADRGSSLSLDEKNHRHGQLVGGGTLLDLPGQWQGWKHHHWLLIRLALKTGDVARISYAYGDGGLAGLLGLREMALPRSPDIPQPSPIVPQPTPNVPQPTPNVPQPSPNIPQVNEVEEVIKAAPARDIISEVRQAVRHEVRPVLSSPSPIQEVKLPLVEVLVEEVRACHHSEPATQQDDSSPPPSDDRDDEDFQSAAYGSPTPSSPRHPDYRHIDSNVVTSSTQGSPSVGSLDVRRGSSPEKRSPSLLVGMGSPQRNFNPAESGTTLYFSADAVSPSSGSYLGWGSELSPISSYRSPYRIREPIFTSTPRQEPCAGPEEPGHGPSTTTTTAITTHARKQLVQFVDHRDKLI